A single region of the Panthera tigris isolate Pti1 chromosome B1, P.tigris_Pti1_mat1.1, whole genome shotgun sequence genome encodes:
- the LOC102969143 gene encoding LOW QUALITY PROTEIN: THAP domain-containing protein 1-like (The sequence of the model RefSeq protein was modified relative to this genomic sequence to represent the inferred CDS: substituted 2 bases at 2 genomic stop codons), with the protein MVQSYSTYGCKIRYKDKPVSFHKFPDSRPSLCKKWEAAIRRKNFKPTKYSSICSEHFTPDCFKRECNNKLLKENAVPMIFLRTEPHDKKEDLLEPQEQLPLPPLTPPISQVDAAIGLLMPPFQTPDNLSVLCDHNYTVEDTMHQRKRIHQLEQQVEKLRKKLKTTEHXCRRQEXQLEKLKEVVHFQKEKDDISERGYVILPNDYFEIVEVPA; encoded by the coding sequence ATGGTGCAGTCCTATTCCACCTACGGCTGCAAGATCCGATATAAGGATAAGCCTGTTTCTTTCCACAAGTTTCCTGATTCAAGACCCAGTCTTTGTAAAAAATGGGAGGCAGCTATcagaagaaaaaactttaaaCCCACCAAATATAGCAGTATTTGTTCAGAACACTTTACTCCAGACTGCTTTAAGAGGGAGTGCAACAACAAGTTGCTGAAAGAGAATGCAGTGCCCATGATATTTCTCCGTACTGAGCCACATGACAAGAAGGAAGATCTTCTGGAGCCACAAGAACAGCTTCCCCTGCCTCCTTTAACACCTCCCATTTCCCAGGTTGATGCTGCTATTGGATTACTAATGCCTCCCTTTCAGACCCCTGATAATCTCTCAGTTTTATGTGACCACAACTATACTGTGGAGGATACAATGCACCAGAGAAAAAGGATTCATCAGCTAGAACAACAGGTTGAAAAACTCCGAAAGAAGCTTAAGACCACAGAGCACTGATGCAGAAGACAAGAATGAcaacttgaaaaattaaaggagGTTGTTCACTTCCAGAAGGAGAAGGACGACATATCAGAGAGAGGCTATGTGATTCTACCAAATGACTACTTTGAAATAGTTGAAGTGCCAgcataa